In one Stenotrophomonas maltophilia genomic region, the following are encoded:
- a CDS encoding S10 family peptidase: MKSLLHTAALCVGLLIAPASVLAAPAAESKPDARDDKTEAPALPADASTRQSIRLAGRTLDYTATVGTLPVRDEKGKVIADVVFTAYTMPGKDRPVTFALNGGPGASSVYLNLGAIGPKVVTFGSEGDSASAPATLHDNPGTWLDFTDLVFIDPVGTGFSRARIGDDEAKKALYNPSADIEYLSRSIYDWLLRNQRMASRKYLTGESYGGYRGPRITHYLQTRLGVAMNGLVLVSPYLSPTLEDNADVSPMAWMQTLPSIAAAHLERQGRLTDAAMREVIEYTRGDYATALMKGRSDPQATEAMLRRVTELTGLDPQFVRRAGGRLETQAYLREVFRDKGTLGSRYDSNVTAFDPFPNDPEQRANDPLLDSIIAPTTTAMVDFVTRVVGWKVDARYQALNYEVNRLWDRNGDLRQGAVTQLRQAVAIDPNLQVLIAHGWNDLSCPFMGSILTVDQMPAMGSNPDRVQVRSYPGGHMFYSRADSQAAFRKDVQALFQRN; the protein is encoded by the coding sequence ATGAAGTCCCTGCTGCACACTGCCGCGCTCTGCGTCGGCCTGCTCATTGCTCCTGCCAGCGTGCTGGCCGCGCCCGCCGCCGAATCCAAGCCCGACGCCAGGGACGACAAGACCGAAGCACCTGCGCTGCCGGCCGACGCCTCCACCCGCCAGAGCATCCGCCTGGCGGGCCGCACGCTCGACTACACCGCCACCGTGGGGACCCTGCCGGTACGTGACGAGAAGGGCAAGGTGATCGCCGATGTGGTGTTCACCGCCTACACGATGCCCGGCAAGGACCGGCCGGTGACCTTCGCGCTCAACGGCGGGCCCGGCGCGTCCTCGGTGTATCTCAATCTGGGCGCCATCGGCCCGAAGGTCGTGACCTTCGGCTCGGAGGGCGACAGCGCGTCGGCGCCGGCCACGCTGCATGACAATCCGGGAACGTGGCTGGACTTCACCGACCTGGTCTTCATCGACCCGGTCGGCACCGGCTTCAGCCGTGCCCGCATCGGCGATGACGAAGCCAAGAAGGCACTGTACAACCCCAGTGCCGACATCGAGTACCTGTCGCGATCGATCTACGACTGGTTGCTGCGCAACCAGCGCATGGCGTCGCGCAAGTATCTCACCGGTGAGAGCTACGGTGGCTACCGCGGCCCACGCATCACCCACTACCTGCAGACGCGGCTGGGCGTTGCGATGAACGGCCTGGTGCTGGTCTCGCCGTACCTGAGCCCGACCCTGGAAGACAACGCCGACGTCTCGCCGATGGCGTGGATGCAGACGCTGCCGTCGATAGCAGCGGCGCACCTGGAGCGCCAGGGCCGCCTGACCGACGCGGCGATGCGTGAGGTGATCGAGTACACCCGCGGCGATTACGCCACCGCCCTGATGAAGGGCCGCAGCGATCCGCAGGCCACCGAGGCGATGCTGCGCCGGGTCACCGAGCTGACCGGGCTGGACCCGCAGTTCGTGCGTCGTGCCGGCGGCCGCCTGGAAACCCAGGCCTATCTGCGCGAAGTGTTCCGCGACAAGGGCACGCTGGGCAGCCGCTACGACTCGAACGTGACGGCGTTTGATCCGTTCCCGAACGATCCGGAACAGCGCGCCAACGATCCCCTGCTCGACAGCATCATCGCGCCAACCACCACCGCGATGGTCGACTTCGTCACCCGCGTGGTGGGCTGGAAGGTCGATGCGCGCTACCAGGCATTGAACTACGAGGTGAACCGGCTGTGGGACCGCAACGGCGACCTGCGCCAGGGTGCGGTGACCCAGCTGCGCCAGGCGGTGGCGATCGATCCGAATCTGCAGGTGCTGATCGCGCACGGCTGGAATGACCTGTCATGCCCGTTCATGGGCTCGATCCTGACCGTGGACCAGATGCCGGCGATGGGCAGCAACCCGGACCGCGTGCAGGTGCGCAGCTACCCGGGCGGGCACATGTTCTACAGCCGTGCCGACAGCCAGGCGGCATTCCGCAAGGATGTGCAGGCACTGTTCCAGCGCAACTGA
- a CDS encoding CTP synthase, with the protein MTPLIFVTGGVVSSLGKGIAAASLAAILEARGLKVTMMKLDPYINVDPGTMSPFQHGEVYVTDDGAETDLDLGHYERFVRTRLSRKNSVTTGRIYENVIRKERRGDYLGATVQVIPHITDEIRRCIDEATEGYDVALVEIGGTVGDIESLPFLEAIRQVRTERGPEKALFMHLTLVPYIGAAGELKTKPTQHSVKELRSIGIQPDVLLCRSEQAVPDSERRKIAQFTNVSERAVISVPDVDVLYRIPSGLHAQGLDEIVVNQLKLADKAGPVDLSVWEDAVDATLHPLDEVTIAVVGKYVDHQDAYKSVGEALKHGGLRQRTRVNLKWLEAQDLEGTDMAALADVDGILVPGGFGDRGFEGKVLTSKFARENQVPYFGICYGMQAAVVDYARNVVGLEGANSTENDRQSPNPVIGLITEWRTAAGDVEKRDDKSDLGGTMRLGLQEQRLKPGTLARELYGKDVVAERHRHRYEFNNRYRTQLEDAGLVIAGKSMDDTLVEVVELPRDAHPWFLACQAHPEFLSTPRDGHPLFIGFIRAARERKAGGQLLQEARA; encoded by the coding sequence ATGACTCCCTTGATTTTCGTAACCGGCGGCGTGGTGTCCTCGCTCGGCAAAGGCATTGCCGCTGCGTCGCTGGCCGCCATTCTCGAAGCCCGTGGCCTGAAGGTCACGATGATGAAGCTCGACCCCTATATCAACGTTGATCCGGGCACCATGAGCCCGTTCCAGCACGGCGAGGTCTATGTCACCGACGACGGTGCCGAGACCGATCTCGATCTGGGCCACTACGAGCGGTTTGTGCGGACGCGCCTGAGCCGCAAGAATTCGGTCACCACCGGTCGCATCTACGAGAACGTGATCCGCAAGGAGCGTCGCGGCGATTACCTTGGCGCGACCGTGCAGGTCATTCCGCACATTACCGACGAGATCCGTCGTTGCATCGACGAAGCCACCGAAGGCTATGACGTCGCCCTGGTCGAGATCGGCGGCACCGTCGGCGACATCGAATCGCTGCCGTTCCTGGAGGCGATCCGCCAGGTGCGTACCGAGCGTGGTCCGGAGAAGGCGCTGTTCATGCACCTCACCCTGGTGCCGTACATCGGCGCGGCCGGCGAACTGAAGACCAAGCCGACCCAGCACTCGGTGAAGGAGCTGCGTTCGATCGGCATCCAGCCGGATGTGCTGTTGTGCCGTTCGGAGCAGGCCGTGCCCGATTCGGAGCGTCGCAAGATCGCCCAGTTCACCAACGTTTCCGAACGCGCCGTGATCAGCGTGCCGGACGTGGATGTGCTGTATCGCATCCCTTCGGGACTGCATGCGCAGGGCCTGGATGAGATTGTCGTCAACCAGCTGAAGCTCGCTGACAAGGCCGGTCCTGTCGATCTGTCGGTGTGGGAGGACGCGGTCGACGCCACGCTGCATCCGCTCGACGAGGTGACCATCGCCGTGGTCGGCAAGTACGTCGACCACCAGGATGCATACAAGTCGGTCGGCGAAGCACTCAAGCATGGTGGCCTGCGCCAGCGCACCCGGGTCAATCTGAAGTGGCTGGAAGCGCAGGACCTGGAAGGCACGGACATGGCCGCGCTGGCCGATGTCGATGGCATCCTGGTGCCGGGCGGATTCGGCGACCGTGGTTTCGAAGGCAAGGTGCTGACCTCGAAGTTCGCCCGCGAGAACCAGGTGCCGTACTTCGGCATCTGCTACGGCATGCAGGCGGCCGTGGTCGATTACGCGCGCAACGTGGTCGGCCTCGAAGGTGCCAACAGCACCGAGAATGATCGCCAGTCGCCAAATCCGGTGATCGGCCTGATCACCGAGTGGCGCACCGCTGCCGGTGACGTCGAGAAGCGCGACGACAAGAGCGACCTGGGCGGCACCATGCGTCTGGGCCTGCAGGAGCAGCGCCTGAAGCCGGGCACGCTGGCGCGTGAGCTGTACGGCAAGGACGTGGTGGCCGAGCGCCACCGCCACCGGTATGAGTTCAACAACCGTTACCGCACCCAGCTGGAAGACGCCGGCCTGGTGATCGCCGGCAAGTCGATGGACGACACCCTGGTGGAAGTGGTCGAGCTGCCGCGCGATGCGCATCCCTGGTTCCTGGCCTGCCAGGCGCATCCGGAGTTCCTGTCCACGCCGCGTGACGGCCACCCGCTGTTCATCGGCTTCATCCGCGCCGCACGCGAGCGCAAGGCCGGTGGCCAGTTGTTGCAGGAAGCGCGCGCCTGA
- a CDS encoding hemolysin family protein: MILIVFALVLLNGFFAMSEMSVMTSRKSRLKQMAGSSKRAAKALELSEKPESFLSTVQIGITVIGVLTGYLGGDAIGDAIAGWLQGLMPGFAYASQVGTTLAVTLITFVTLIFGELVPKRLALTRSEAIASLVAMPMSWLAKLALPFVWLLSRTTQLVLKALGLGKDEAASVTEEEIRMLVAESHEAGVIDTHERDMMNRVMRLGDRTADSLMTPRNRIAWLDTQAGLDRNLEIMAEHEFSRYPVYRDNDMDVVGVLELKSLATRMARGDNALFQTLREPLYVSESTHAMKLLEIFREEQQSMALVVDEYGEIQGLVTISDLMGAVVGRLQAVENADEDALVVTREDGSLLVDGSLPVDDLRELIGSNELPDAEEGDYYTLAGMCIHYFGRIPHAGEYFDWAGWRFEIVDLDGARVDKLLLRTLSDEQADELTA; this comes from the coding sequence ATGATCCTGATTGTCTTCGCGCTGGTTCTGTTGAACGGCTTCTTCGCCATGTCCGAGATGTCGGTCATGACCTCGCGCAAGAGCCGTCTCAAGCAGATGGCCGGCAGCTCCAAGCGCGCCGCCAAGGCCCTGGAGCTGTCCGAAAAGCCCGAGAGCTTCCTGTCCACGGTCCAGATCGGCATCACCGTCATCGGCGTGCTGACCGGCTACCTGGGCGGCGACGCCATCGGCGACGCCATTGCCGGCTGGCTGCAGGGCCTGATGCCCGGCTTCGCCTACGCCTCCCAGGTCGGCACCACGCTGGCCGTGACCCTCATCACCTTCGTGACCCTGATCTTTGGTGAGCTGGTGCCCAAGCGGCTGGCCCTGACCCGCTCCGAGGCCATTGCCAGCCTGGTGGCCATGCCGATGAGCTGGCTGGCCAAACTGGCCCTGCCCTTCGTCTGGCTGCTGTCCAGGACGACCCAGCTGGTGCTGAAGGCACTTGGCCTGGGCAAGGACGAAGCCGCCTCGGTGACCGAAGAGGAGATCCGCATGCTGGTGGCCGAAAGCCACGAGGCAGGTGTGATCGACACCCATGAGCGCGACATGATGAACCGCGTGATGCGGCTGGGCGATCGCACCGCCGACAGCCTGATGACGCCGCGCAACCGGATCGCCTGGCTGGACACGCAGGCCGGCCTGGACCGCAACCTGGAAATCATGGCCGAGCATGAGTTCTCGCGCTATCCGGTCTATCGCGACAACGACATGGATGTGGTTGGTGTGCTTGAACTGAAATCGCTGGCGACCCGCATGGCACGCGGCGACAACGCGCTGTTCCAGACCCTGCGCGAGCCGTTGTACGTTTCCGAGTCCACCCATGCGATGAAGCTGCTGGAGATCTTCCGGGAAGAACAGCAGTCGATGGCGCTGGTCGTCGACGAATACGGCGAGATCCAGGGACTGGTCACCATCAGCGACCTGATGGGCGCAGTGGTCGGCCGCCTGCAGGCGGTGGAGAATGCCGACGAGGACGCACTGGTGGTGACCCGTGAGGACGGCTCGCTGCTGGTGGACGGCTCGCTGCCGGTGGACGACCTCCGCGAGCTGATCGGCAGCAACGAGCTTCCCGACGCCGAAGAGGGCGACTACTACACCCTAGCCGGCATGTGCATCCACTACTTCGGCCGCATCCCGCACGCGGGCGAGTACTTCGACTGGGCCGGCTGGCGCTTCGAGATCGTCGACCTGGACGGTGCACGTGTGGACAAGCTGCTGCTGCGCACGCTGTCGGACGAGCAGGCCGATGAGCTCACCGCCTGA
- a CDS encoding GNAT family N-acetyltransferase has translation MPSHSLLFPGLPLHSTRLVLSPIRRDDAAALFTLQSNPAVMRWWNHPAWKRPGEAREQIDDDLAAHAIGTQLKLAVRESLEGPLLGICVVFAVDRDAARAEIGYLLAPEVQGRGYMHEALQQVLAYLFRTLRLHRVEAEIDPRNAASAHVLERLGFHREGLLRQRWRIQGELADSAVYGLLADDEAASALPT, from the coding sequence TTGCCCAGCCACTCGCTGCTGTTCCCCGGCCTGCCGCTGCACAGCACGCGGCTGGTCCTGAGCCCGATCCGTCGTGATGACGCTGCTGCGTTGTTCACGCTGCAATCCAACCCGGCGGTCATGCGCTGGTGGAACCATCCTGCCTGGAAACGGCCGGGCGAAGCCCGCGAACAGATCGACGACGACCTCGCCGCACACGCCATCGGCACCCAGCTCAAGCTGGCCGTGCGCGAATCGCTGGAAGGGCCGTTGCTGGGCATCTGCGTGGTGTTTGCCGTCGATCGCGATGCTGCGCGTGCCGAGATCGGCTATCTGCTGGCACCTGAGGTCCAGGGCCGGGGCTACATGCATGAGGCGTTGCAGCAGGTGCTGGCCTACCTGTTCCGGACGCTGCGCCTGCATCGCGTCGAAGCCGAGATCGATCCGCGCAATGCGGCCTCCGCGCACGTGCTTGAACGCCTCGGCTTCCATCGTGAGGGCCTCCTGCGCCAACGCTGGCGCATCCAGGGCGAGTTGGCGGACTCGGCTGTGTACGGGCTGCTGGCCGATGACGAAGCCGCGAGCGCCCTGCCCACTTGA
- a CDS encoding DUF47 domain-containing protein, which produces MFSLQTIFGSGKQFYTLLDEAAVAASDAAKALHSMLREADRQPALDAFKLARLRERAASDKISQALVDSFMTPIEREDIEALGSALYKIPKQIEKFADRYSLATTHLEHIDFAPRAAMLEQAAGVVVEMVADLRHMNLDRMTALNEKLRSLENEADRLMLELYRDIYSGRLDNLQMFLLKEFFEILEKAIDRCREAGVVAYQIVLKNS; this is translated from the coding sequence ATGTTCTCTCTGCAGACCATTTTCGGTTCCGGCAAACAGTTCTACACCCTGCTCGATGAGGCTGCCGTCGCGGCCTCCGACGCCGCCAAGGCGCTGCATTCCATGCTGCGCGAGGCCGACCGCCAGCCCGCGCTGGACGCCTTCAAGCTGGCCCGCCTGCGCGAGCGCGCGGCGTCGGACAAGATCAGCCAGGCGCTGGTGGACAGCTTCATGACGCCGATCGAGCGTGAAGACATCGAAGCGCTGGGGTCGGCGCTGTACAAGATCCCCAAGCAGATCGAGAAGTTCGCCGATCGCTATTCGCTGGCCACGACCCACCTGGAGCACATCGACTTCGCGCCGCGCGCGGCGATGCTGGAGCAGGCCGCCGGCGTGGTGGTGGAGATGGTGGCCGACCTGCGCCACATGAACCTGGACCGGATGACCGCGCTCAACGAGAAGCTGCGCTCGCTGGAGAACGAGGCCGACCGGCTGATGCTGGAGCTGTACCGTGACATCTATTCCGGGCGCCTGGACAACCTGCAGATGTTCCTGCTCAAGGAATTCTTCGAGATCCTGGAAAAAGCCATCGACCGTTGCCGCGAGGCCGGCGTGGTGGCGTACCAGATCGTGCTGAAGAACAGCTGA
- the parE gene encoding DNA topoisomerase IV subunit B produces the protein MNARYNAADIEVLSGLDPVKRRPGMYTDTARPNHLAQEVIDNSVDEALAGHARSIEITLYKDGSVEVSDDGRGMPVDIHPEEKIPGVELILTRLHAGGKFSNNNYTFSGGLHGVGVSVVNALSTLVEVHIKREGAEHRITFRNGDRATPLEVVGTVGKKNTGTRVRFWPDPKYFDTPKFAVRALKHLLRAKAVLCPGLTVKLTDEATGEVDTWYYEDGLRDYLKLELGEREMLPADLFVGNLKKDTEVVDWAVAWLPEGELVQESYVNLIPTAQHGTHVNGLRTGLTEALREFCDFRNLLPRGVKLAPEDVWDRVSFVLSLKMTDPQFSGQTKERLSSRQAAGFVEGAAHDAFSLLLNQNVELGEKIAQIAIERASARLKTEKLVVRKKVTQGPALPGKLADCISQDLSRTELFLVEGDSAGGSAKQARDKDFQAIMPLRGKILNTWEVSSNSVLASEEVHNLAIAIGCDPGKDDISGLRYGKVVILADADSDGLHIATLLTALFLKHFPALVDAGHVFVAMPPLFRIDVGKQVFYALDEEEKRSMLDKIEREKIKGAVNVTRFKGLGEMNPSQLRESTIHPDTRRLVQLTVDDREQTRSLMDMLLAKKRASDRKGWLETKGDLASLEV, from the coding sequence ATGAACGCCCGCTATAACGCCGCCGATATTGAAGTCCTGTCCGGCCTTGACCCGGTCAAGCGCCGTCCCGGCATGTATACCGACACCGCGCGCCCCAACCACCTGGCGCAGGAAGTGATCGACAACTCGGTGGACGAGGCCCTCGCCGGCCACGCCCGCTCGATCGAGATCACCCTGTACAAGGACGGCAGCGTGGAGGTCAGCGATGACGGCCGTGGCATGCCGGTGGACATCCATCCGGAAGAGAAGATCCCGGGTGTCGAGCTGATCCTGACCCGCCTGCACGCGGGCGGCAAGTTCAGCAACAACAACTACACCTTCTCCGGCGGCCTGCACGGCGTCGGCGTCAGCGTGGTCAACGCGCTGTCGACCCTGGTGGAGGTGCACATCAAGCGTGAAGGTGCCGAACACCGCATCACCTTCCGTAACGGTGACCGCGCCACGCCGCTGGAAGTGGTGGGCACGGTCGGCAAGAAGAACACGGGCACCCGCGTGCGCTTCTGGCCCGACCCGAAGTACTTCGATACGCCGAAGTTCGCGGTGCGCGCGCTCAAGCATCTGCTGCGCGCCAAAGCGGTGTTGTGCCCGGGCCTGACCGTGAAGCTGACCGACGAAGCCACCGGCGAAGTCGACACCTGGTACTACGAGGACGGCCTGCGCGACTACCTGAAGCTGGAGCTGGGCGAGCGCGAAATGCTGCCGGCCGACCTGTTCGTCGGCAACCTGAAGAAGGACACCGAAGTGGTGGACTGGGCCGTGGCCTGGCTGCCGGAAGGCGAGCTGGTCCAGGAAAGCTACGTCAACCTGATCCCGACTGCCCAGCACGGTACCCACGTCAACGGCCTGCGCACCGGCCTGACCGAGGCGCTTCGCGAGTTCTGCGACTTCCGCAACCTGCTGCCGCGTGGCGTGAAGCTGGCGCCGGAAGACGTGTGGGACCGCGTGTCGTTCGTGCTGTCGCTGAAAATGACCGATCCGCAGTTCAGCGGGCAGACCAAGGAACGCCTGTCCTCGCGGCAGGCCGCCGGTTTCGTGGAAGGTGCCGCGCACGATGCATTCAGCCTGCTGCTGAACCAGAACGTGGAACTGGGCGAGAAGATCGCGCAGATCGCCATCGAGCGCGCCAGCGCACGCCTGAAGACCGAAAAGCTGGTGGTCCGCAAGAAGGTCACCCAGGGCCCTGCCCTGCCGGGCAAGCTGGCCGACTGCATCAGCCAGGACCTGTCGCGTACCGAACTGTTCCTGGTGGAAGGTGATTCGGCAGGCGGCAGCGCCAAGCAGGCACGCGACAAGGATTTCCAGGCGATCATGCCGCTGCGCGGCAAGATCCTGAACACCTGGGAAGTCTCCTCCAACAGCGTGCTGGCCTCGGAAGAAGTGCACAACCTGGCCATCGCCATCGGCTGCGATCCGGGCAAGGATGACATCAGCGGCCTGCGCTACGGCAAGGTGGTGATCCTGGCCGACGCCGACTCGGACGGCCTGCACATCGCCACCCTGTTGACGGCGCTGTTCCTGAAGCACTTCCCGGCGCTGGTCGACGCCGGCCACGTGTTCGTGGCAATGCCGCCGCTGTTCCGCATCGACGTGGGCAAGCAGGTCTTCTACGCGCTGGACGAGGAAGAAAAGCGCTCCATGCTGGACAAGATCGAGCGCGAGAAGATCAAGGGCGCGGTCAACGTGACCCGGTTCAAGGGCCTGGGCGAAATGAACCCGTCGCAGCTGCGTGAGTCCACCATCCACCCGGACACCCGTCGCCTGGTGCAGCTGACCGTGGACGATCGCGAGCAGACCCGTTCGCTGATGGACATGCTGCTGGCCAAGAAGCGGGCGTCTGACCGCAAGGGCTGGCTGGAGACCAAGGGCGATCTGGCGTCGCTGGAAGTCTGA
- a CDS encoding inorganic phosphate transporter gives MLTLVLVVILAALVFEFINGFHDTANSIATVVATKVLSPGWAVMLAAFMNLIGALTGTAVALTIASGLLNTNVVDVTPQVILCALLGGIIWNLITWWKGLPSSSSHALIGGLCGAGLAAAHNNWDALIWSERLGSWAQNKGLLWKVFVPMITSPIAGFLLGIVVMVLLWGLIAGLARIGGAIGRLARPRWVNAFFGKAQIVSAAYMGFAHGHNDAQKTMGIIAMTLIGAEATGALDNLPSWLAFMHPDAQAGDGIAMWIVLTCAVVMAAGTASGGWKIIKTLGHKMVKLHPIHGFAAETSSATILTLAAHFGMPVSTTHSISTAIMGVGFAKNPRSLKFGVIERIVWAWILTIPAAGGCAYLILKLFELFGWT, from the coding sequence ATGTTGACCCTCGTCCTGGTGGTGATCCTGGCTGCGCTCGTCTTCGAGTTCATCAACGGCTTCCACGACACCGCCAACTCCATCGCCACCGTGGTGGCGACCAAGGTGCTCTCGCCCGGCTGGGCGGTGATGCTCGCCGCCTTCATGAACCTGATCGGTGCCCTGACCGGTACGGCGGTGGCGCTGACCATCGCGTCGGGCCTGCTCAACACCAACGTGGTCGATGTCACCCCGCAGGTGATCCTGTGCGCCCTGCTGGGCGGCATCATCTGGAACCTGATCACCTGGTGGAAGGGGCTGCCGTCCTCGTCCTCGCACGCCCTGATCGGTGGCCTGTGCGGCGCCGGCCTGGCGGCCGCCCACAACAACTGGGATGCGCTGATCTGGTCCGAGCGGCTCGGCAGCTGGGCGCAGAACAAGGGCCTGCTGTGGAAGGTGTTCGTGCCGATGATCACCTCGCCGATTGCCGGCTTCCTGCTGGGCATCGTGGTGATGGTGCTGCTGTGGGGCCTGATTGCGGGTCTGGCCAGGATCGGTGGTGCGATCGGCCGCCTGGCCCGTCCGCGCTGGGTCAATGCCTTCTTCGGCAAGGCGCAGATCGTCTCGGCCGCCTACATGGGCTTCGCACACGGGCACAACGACGCACAGAAGACCATGGGCATCATCGCCATGACCCTGATCGGTGCCGAAGCCACCGGTGCACTGGACAACCTGCCGTCCTGGCTGGCCTTCATGCACCCGGATGCGCAGGCCGGTGACGGCATCGCGATGTGGATCGTGCTGACCTGTGCGGTGGTGATGGCCGCCGGTACGGCTTCGGGTGGCTGGAAGATCATCAAGACGCTGGGCCACAAGATGGTCAAGCTGCATCCGATCCACGGCTTCGCGGCGGAGACCAGCTCGGCCACCATCCTGACCCTGGCCGCCCATTTCGGCATGCCGGTCTCGACCACGCACAGCATCTCCACCGCGATCATGGGCGTGGGCTTTGCCAAGAATCCGCGTTCGCTGAAGTTCGGCGTGATCGAGCGCATCGTCTGGGCCTGGATCCTGACCATCCCGGCGGCAGGCGGCTGTGCGTACCTGATCCTGAAGCTGTTCGAGCTGTTCGGCTGGACCTGA
- the eno gene encoding phosphopyruvate hydratase, which translates to MSTIRSIHAREILDSRGNPTLEAEVTLEDGSFGRAAVPSGASTGTKEAVELRDGDKTRYLGKGVRKAVDNVNTTIAAALKGFEATDQSGLDRRLIDLDGTENKGRLGANALLGVSMAAAHAAAASSKQALWQYLAGRTGVTPSLPVPMMNIINGGAHADNNVDFQEFMVLPVGFTSFSEALRAGTEIFHSLKSVLKGHGLSTAVGDEGGFAPDFRSNVEALDTILEAIGKAGYTAGEDVLLGLDVASSEFFENGKYNLVGENKRLTSEQFVDFLADWAAQYPIITIEDGLAENDWAGWKLLTDRIGKKVQLVGDDLFVTNPKIFQEGIDSGTANAILIKVNQIGTLSETLEAIAMADRAGYAAVVSHRSGETEDTTIADIAVATTATQIKTGSLCRSDRVAKYNQLLRIEEALGAGARYAGRDAFVSLKR; encoded by the coding sequence ATGAGTACGATCCGCAGCATCCACGCCCGTGAAATCCTCGACAGCCGTGGCAATCCCACGCTGGAAGCCGAAGTCACCCTGGAGGACGGTTCGTTCGGTCGTGCCGCGGTTCCCTCCGGCGCCTCGACCGGTACCAAGGAAGCGGTCGAGCTGCGTGACGGCGACAAGACCCGCTACCTGGGCAAGGGCGTGCGCAAGGCCGTCGACAACGTCAACACGACCATCGCTGCCGCGCTGAAGGGCTTCGAGGCCACCGACCAGTCCGGCCTGGACCGCCGCCTGATCGACCTTGATGGCACCGAGAACAAGGGCCGTCTGGGCGCCAACGCGCTGCTCGGTGTCTCGATGGCGGCCGCGCACGCCGCCGCAGCATCCAGCAAGCAGGCGCTGTGGCAGTACCTGGCCGGCAGGACCGGCGTGACCCCGTCGCTGCCGGTGCCGATGATGAACATCATCAACGGCGGCGCGCATGCCGACAACAACGTCGATTTCCAGGAGTTCATGGTGCTGCCGGTCGGCTTCACTTCGTTCTCCGAAGCGCTGCGCGCCGGCACCGAGATCTTCCACTCGCTGAAGTCGGTGCTGAAGGGGCATGGCCTGAGCACCGCGGTCGGTGACGAAGGCGGCTTCGCACCGGACTTCCGCAGCAACGTCGAGGCGCTGGACACCATTCTCGAAGCGATCGGCAAGGCCGGCTACACCGCGGGCGAGGACGTGCTGCTGGGTCTGGACGTGGCCTCCAGCGAGTTCTTCGAGAACGGCAAGTACAACCTGGTCGGCGAGAACAAGCGCCTGACCTCCGAGCAGTTCGTCGACTTCCTTGCCGACTGGGCCGCGCAGTACCCGATCATCACCATCGAGGACGGCCTGGCCGAGAACGACTGGGCGGGTTGGAAGCTGCTGACCGATCGCATCGGCAAGAAGGTGCAGCTGGTGGGCGATGACCTGTTCGTGACCAATCCGAAGATCTTCCAGGAGGGCATCGACTCCGGTACTGCCAATGCCATCCTGATCAAGGTCAACCAGATCGGCACCCTGAGTGAAACCCTGGAAGCGATTGCGATGGCTGACCGTGCCGGTTATGCCGCTGTCGTCTCGCACCGTTCGGGTGAAACCGAAGACACCACCATCGCCGACATCGCCGTGGCGACCACTGCCACCCAGATCAAGACCGGCTCGCTGTGCCGCAGCGATCGCGTGGCCAAGTACAACCAGCTGCTGCGCATCGAGGAAGCCCTCGGTGCCGGCGCGCGTTACGCCGGTCGTGACGCGTTCGTTTCGCTGAAGCGCTGA
- the ftsB gene encoding cell division protein FtsB: protein MRDWRWLLLVLALLLAWLQYRFWFGPGNSGEVMMLEAQVAGQERDNEGLQQRNDALAAEVKDLKEGQSAIEERARSELGMIKPGEKFYRVVDDAPVRPAQPPVAMPEQAGDHPADVP, encoded by the coding sequence ATGCGCGATTGGCGCTGGCTGCTGCTGGTGCTGGCCCTGCTGCTGGCATGGCTGCAGTACCGTTTCTGGTTCGGCCCGGGCAATTCGGGGGAAGTGATGATGCTCGAAGCCCAGGTTGCCGGCCAGGAACGGGACAACGAAGGTCTGCAGCAGCGCAATGATGCGCTGGCTGCCGAAGTGAAGGACCTCAAGGAAGGCCAGTCCGCCATCGAAGAGCGCGCACGCAGTGAGCTGGGCATGATCAAGCCCGGCGAGAAGTTCTACCGGGTGGTCGACGACGCGCCGGTTCGTCCGGCGCAGCCGCCGGTGGCGATGCCCGAACAGGCGGGCGACCACCCGGCGGACGTGCCATGA